The Natronomonas salsuginis genome includes a region encoding these proteins:
- a CDS encoding DUF7532 family protein: MHFDQRTQTALREFGLDTEEIAELSRSVADAAAADARDIERFFSGLDVVHSDMTLAHSSAEFPEHRLEYVDLYTHGADLRGYVAFDGWGVPVEGGRLLSDSIVELTLGPTVHDRVRFAADRDEL, encoded by the coding sequence ATGCACTTCGACCAACGAACGCAGACGGCTCTCCGCGAGTTCGGCCTCGACACCGAGGAGATCGCGGAGCTCTCCCGGTCGGTCGCCGACGCGGCCGCCGCGGACGCTCGCGACATCGAGCGCTTCTTTTCGGGGCTCGACGTGGTCCATTCGGATATGACCCTCGCACATTCGAGCGCCGAGTTCCCGGAACACCGCCTCGAGTACGTCGATCTGTACACCCACGGCGCGGATCTTCGGGGGTACGTCGCCTTCGACGGCTGGGGCGTCCCCGTCGAGGGCGGACGGCTCCTCTCGGATTCGATCGTCGAACTGACGCTCGGGCCGACGGTTCACGACCGGGTTCGGTTCGCCGCCGACCGCGACGAGCTATGA
- a CDS encoding TIGR01548 family HAD-type hydrolase gives MNVDAVILDIDGVLVDVADSYRRAIVESVRHVYGDTIERDHIQLFKNAGGFNNDWELTYAAALYVLARREKPQLSIETYTGLIAASGGGPTAAETAIADELDPADREQILSEWDRPRLREVFQQLYLGGDLYRRLEGDEPDSDLDREGFIHDEPVLLAPETREKLRAWPLGVVTGRPAAEADIALDRVGLDIPDEYRFTMDDWEAGKPDPHALCTLIERLDADRSVFVGDTLDDVRTVKNAAEADPTRTYRSVGVLTGGLTGDEGRRKYRSTGADVIVDSINDLPDLLE, from the coding sequence ATGAACGTCGACGCAGTGATTCTCGACATCGACGGCGTGCTCGTCGACGTGGCCGACTCCTATCGGCGGGCGATCGTCGAATCGGTCCGGCACGTCTACGGCGACACGATCGAGCGCGATCACATCCAGCTGTTCAAGAACGCGGGCGGGTTCAACAACGACTGGGAGCTCACCTACGCCGCCGCGCTGTACGTCCTCGCACGCCGCGAGAAACCGCAGTTGAGCATCGAGACGTACACCGGCCTGATCGCCGCCTCGGGCGGCGGACCGACCGCGGCCGAGACCGCGATCGCCGACGAACTCGATCCGGCGGACAGAGAACAGATCCTCTCCGAGTGGGATCGGCCGCGCCTCCGCGAGGTGTTCCAACAGCTGTACCTCGGCGGTGACCTCTACCGCCGACTGGAGGGCGACGAGCCCGATTCCGACCTCGACCGCGAGGGGTTCATCCACGACGAGCCGGTGTTGCTCGCCCCGGAAACGCGCGAAAAGCTCCGCGCGTGGCCGCTCGGGGTCGTGACCGGCCGCCCGGCCGCCGAGGCCGATATCGCCCTCGACCGGGTCGGCCTCGACATCCCCGACGAGTATCGCTTTACGATGGACGACTGGGAGGCGGGGAAACCGGATCCACACGCCCTGTGTACGCTCATCGAACGGCTCGACGCGGATCGGTCGGTCTTCGTCGGCGACACGCTCGACGACGTTCGAACCGTCAAGAACGCCGCCGAAGCCGACCCGACGCGGACGTACCGCAGCGTCGGCGTCCTCACCGGCGGTCTCACGGGCGACGAGGGCCGTCGAAAGTACCGGAGCACCGGCGCGGACGTGATCGTCGACTCGATCAACGACCTTCCGGACCTGCTGGAGTGA
- the larB gene encoding nickel pincer cofactor biosynthesis protein LarB, which translates to MRDILDAVADGELSPTAAEAELRGYARTDAGRFDAARAARTGIPEGIIAAGKTPEETASMAVAAVETTECALVTRVDATTVEACRTRLDERFPDADVAYDDRARTLVVHAPEYEPPSLSATAAVVTAGTSDAFPAGEAAVVLEEIGARVERIDDVGVAGIARLFDRLDAIREADVLVVAAGREGALPTVLAGLVDVPLIAVPVSTGYGHGGSGEAALAGMLQSCAPLMVVNIDAGFTAGAQAGLIARSISAARAE; encoded by the coding sequence ATGCGCGACATACTCGACGCCGTCGCCGACGGCGAGCTCTCACCCACCGCCGCCGAAGCCGAACTCCGCGGGTACGCCCGGACGGACGCCGGGCGATTCGACGCCGCCCGAGCGGCCCGGACCGGGATCCCCGAGGGGATCATCGCCGCCGGAAAGACGCCAGAAGAGACCGCGTCGATGGCCGTCGCCGCGGTCGAAACGACCGAGTGCGCGCTCGTGACGCGCGTCGACGCGACGACCGTCGAGGCGTGTCGGACCCGTCTCGACGAGCGATTTCCCGACGCCGACGTCGCGTACGACGACCGGGCTCGGACCCTCGTCGTCCACGCCCCCGAGTACGAGCCACCGTCTTTGTCCGCCACCGCCGCTGTCGTCACCGCGGGCACGTCCGACGCGTTCCCAGCCGGCGAGGCCGCGGTCGTCCTCGAGGAGATTGGCGCGCGCGTCGAGCGGATCGACGACGTTGGTGTGGCCGGGATCGCCCGGCTGTTCGACCGACTGGACGCGATCCGCGAGGCCGACGTGCTCGTCGTCGCCGCCGGCCGCGAGGGCGCGCTCCCGACCGTGCTCGCCGGGCTCGTCGACGTCCCCCTGATCGCGGTGCCGGTCTCGACGGGCTACGGCCACGGCGGGTCGGGCGAGGCCGCCCTCGCCGGGATGTTGCAGTCCTGCGCGCCGCTCATGGTCGTCAACATCGACGCCGGATTCACCGCGGGCGCGCAGGCCGGCCTGATCGCCCGCTCGATCTCGGCGGCCCGAGCCGAGTGA
- a CDS encoding PrsW family intramembrane metalloprotease: MKDPVAKRSGDEDLYDIASWEPRTALDRLAVRTYRGVVRAGRRFVVGLGVLILLVILGASGAGGLIIRDPFILGLALLSIIPAAGLALYIYRADITTKEPPSLLVATFVLSILFAGFAAVINSMFGFLQLLPLVGFILFYYLVVGPVEESVKLLAVWLYPYRDSRFDSVVDGAVYGAIAGLGFAAIENVLYITQNLQTPGAMLIQTGIGVVDGFADTLEAGGQITAVRGLAGPGHVVYSAFAGYYLGLSKFNRENAGPIVVKGLLIAAFIHATYNTLVGIVPGIVSLIVPGVPVLVLFFGFVVVFQGVFFYILYRKLKRYEAACKRSHDDVDTAADFGSELTEFDPEMR, translated from the coding sequence ATGAAGGATCCGGTCGCGAAACGCTCGGGCGACGAGGATCTCTACGACATCGCGTCGTGGGAGCCCCGAACGGCGCTCGATCGGCTGGCGGTCCGAACGTATCGCGGCGTCGTCAGGGCCGGCCGACGGTTCGTCGTCGGGCTCGGGGTGTTGATACTGCTCGTCATCCTAGGGGCCAGCGGGGCGGGCGGACTCATCATTCGGGACCCGTTCATCCTCGGGTTGGCGCTCCTGTCGATCATTCCGGCGGCCGGCCTCGCGCTGTACATCTACCGAGCCGACATCACGACGAAGGAACCACCGTCGCTTCTGGTCGCTACGTTCGTGCTGTCGATCCTCTTTGCGGGCTTCGCCGCGGTGATCAACTCCATGTTCGGCTTTCTGCAGTTGTTGCCGCTCGTCGGGTTCATCCTGTTTTACTACCTCGTCGTCGGACCGGTCGAGGAGTCGGTGAAACTGCTCGCAGTCTGGCTGTATCCGTATCGCGACTCGCGGTTCGACTCCGTCGTCGACGGCGCGGTCTACGGGGCCATCGCGGGACTGGGCTTCGCCGCGATCGAGAACGTCCTGTACATCACACAGAACCTCCAGACGCCCGGAGCGATGCTCATCCAGACCGGCATCGGGGTCGTCGACGGGTTCGCCGACACCCTCGAGGCCGGCGGTCAGATCACCGCCGTACGGGGGCTCGCGGGACCGGGGCACGTCGTGTACTCGGCGTTCGCCGGATACTATCTCGGATTGTCGAAGTTCAACCGCGAGAACGCCGGACCGATCGTCGTGAAGGGGCTCCTCATCGCGGCGTTCATCCACGCGACGTACAACACGCTCGTCGGAATCGTCCCAGGGATCGTCAGCCTGATCGTTCCCGGCGTCCCGGTTCTCGTGTTATTCTTCGGGTTCGTCGTCGTGTTTCAGGGCGTGTTTTTCTACATCCTCTATCGGAAACTCAAGCGGTACGAGGCGGCGTGCAAGCGGAGCCACGACGACGTCGACACGGCTGCGGATTTCGGCTCGGAGTTGACGGAGTTCGACCCCGAGATGCGGTAA
- the npdG gene encoding NADPH-dependent F420 reductase — MRIAILGGTGDIGQGLVLRWGFDTSHELLVGSRDPEKARTKAEEYETELDSRGVETSIKGFENAMAADRADVVVLAVPAYHVVGTIEAIEDRLDSETILVTPAVGMKRDEDGFHYNRPGAGSVAALADEAKPDDVPLVGAFHNLPAGGLADLDEELEWDTLVFGDDEDAKSIVVDLTAGIEGIRPLDVGGLANAPEVEAVTPLLINVAMQNKGLHDLGVKFQ, encoded by the coding sequence ATGAGAATCGCGATTCTCGGCGGCACCGGAGATATCGGACAGGGTCTCGTGCTTCGATGGGGATTCGACACGTCCCACGAGCTCCTCGTCGGCTCGCGCGACCCCGAAAAGGCGCGCACGAAGGCCGAGGAGTACGAGACCGAACTCGACAGCCGCGGCGTCGAGACCTCGATCAAGGGGTTCGAGAACGCCATGGCGGCCGACCGCGCCGACGTCGTCGTCCTCGCGGTCCCGGCGTACCACGTCGTCGGCACCATCGAGGCCATCGAGGATCGACTCGATTCGGAGACGATCCTCGTCACGCCCGCAGTCGGGATGAAACGCGACGAGGACGGGTTCCACTACAACCGCCCCGGAGCGGGTAGCGTCGCCGCGCTCGCCGACGAGGCGAAACCAGACGACGTACCGCTCGTCGGCGCGTTCCACAACCTCCCGGCGGGCGGACTCGCGGACCTCGACGAGGAACTCGAGTGGGATACGCTCGTCTTCGGCGACGATGAAGACGCCAAGTCAATCGTCGTCGACCTCACCGCCGGGATCGAGGGGATCCGCCCGCTCGACGTCGGCGGGCTCGCCAACGCGCCCGAGGTCGAGGCGGTCACGCCGCTTTTGATCAACGTCGCGATGCAAAACAAAGGGCTGCACGACCTCGGCGTGAAATTCCAGTAG
- the rpiA gene encoding ribose-5-phosphate isomerase RpiA: MKRPGGTDEQKRRAGESAARVVSDGDVAGLGTGSTAAAAIRALGRRVDAGLDVRGIPTSYQSRSLAREVGIPLTTLDDALPDIAIDGADQVAGLGRDDSADLIKGGGAAHAREKLVAAAADRFVVVADPTKLADALDAPVPIEVLSDAVPAVEAALSALGGEPTLRAAERKDGPVVTDNGNLVVDCAFGAIDDPAALSADVGTLPGVVEHGLFVGLADEVHVGVADGVDVYPRES, encoded by the coding sequence ATGAAACGGCCGGGCGGGACCGACGAGCAGAAACGCCGCGCCGGCGAGAGCGCCGCCAGAGTGGTCTCCGACGGTGACGTCGCCGGCCTCGGAACCGGCTCGACGGCTGCCGCCGCCATCCGGGCGCTCGGCCGCCGGGTCGACGCCGGCCTCGACGTTCGTGGGATCCCCACGTCGTACCAGTCGCGCTCGCTCGCTCGCGAGGTCGGAATCCCGCTGACGACCCTCGACGACGCGCTCCCCGACATCGCCATCGACGGTGCCGACCAGGTCGCCGGCCTCGGCCGCGACGACTCCGCGGATCTGATAAAGGGCGGTGGGGCGGCTCACGCTCGCGAGAAACTCGTTGCCGCCGCCGCCGATCGGTTCGTCGTCGTCGCCGACCCGACGAAACTCGCCGACGCGCTCGACGCCCCGGTGCCGATCGAGGTGCTTTCGGACGCCGTCCCGGCCGTCGAGGCGGCGCTGTCGGCCCTCGGCGGGGAGCCGACGCTCCGGGCCGCCGAGCGCAAGGACGGTCCCGTCGTCACCGACAACGGCAACCTCGTCGTCGACTGCGCGTTCGGCGCGATCGACGATCCGGCCGCGCTCTCAGCGGACGTCGGCACGCTCCCGGGCGTCGTCGAGCACGGGCTGTTCGTCGGGTTGGCCGACGAGGTTCACGTCGGTGTTGCTGACGGCGTCGACGTGTATCCTCGGGAGTCTTGA
- a CDS encoding type II toxin-antitoxin system VapC family toxin produces MDAARTRRYDSAFPRALVDTTVLFAAAYRRDSVHDDALPIVRGIDTASLPEAVIVDYVLAETLNGLTAHAGHDAATDFLDRIEENTRFHIDSLTADGFATAKALFRRYERFSFVDACIVAYMQVERLGYLYAFDDDFDAAADVYRLDTATNPYQPD; encoded by the coding sequence ATAGATGCCGCGCGCACTCGTCGATACGACAGTGCTTTTCCGCGCGCACTCGTCGATACGACAGTGCTTTTCGCGGCGGCGTACCGCCGCGACAGCGTGCACGATGACGCCCTTCCCATCGTTCGGGGAATCGACACGGCTTCGCTTCCAGAGGCGGTGATCGTCGATTACGTGCTCGCAGAGACGCTAAACGGGCTGACGGCGCACGCTGGTCACGACGCCGCGACGGACTTTCTCGATCGAATCGAAGAAAACACCCGGTTCCACATCGACTCCCTGACAGCGGACGGGTTCGCGACGGCGAAAGCGCTCTTTCGACGGTACGAGCGGTTCTCGTTCGTCGACGCGTGTATCGTGGCGTACATGCAAGTAGAGAGGCTCGGGTATCTATACGCGTTCGACGACGACTTCGACGCCGCCGCCGACGTCTACCGCCTCGACACCGCGACCAATCCCTATCAACCGGACTGA
- a CDS encoding archaemetzincin family Zn-dependent metalloprotease → MHVDIVPVGDLPAVVKREASSGLRSVYDCEVTIHESQPVPDGAYDAGREQYRAEEFIELAGRVGTGEKNIAITAHDLYYRRRNYVFGLAYLSGNGSVISTYRLQTSSDGGFSERSASDIFADRVRKEVVHEIGHTLGLEHCDNSRCVMNFSPTVREVDVKEENLCGSCQRLVL, encoded by the coding sequence ATGCACGTCGATATCGTGCCGGTCGGCGACCTTCCCGCGGTAGTAAAGCGGGAAGCATCCAGCGGGCTGCGCTCAGTCTACGACTGCGAGGTGACGATCCACGAGAGCCAGCCCGTCCCCGACGGCGCGTACGACGCCGGGCGCGAGCAGTACCGCGCCGAGGAGTTCATCGAACTCGCCGGGCGGGTCGGCACGGGTGAGAAGAACATCGCGATCACGGCCCACGACCTCTACTACCGCCGCCGAAACTACGTCTTCGGCCTCGCGTACCTCTCCGGCAACGGCTCGGTCATCTCCACGTACCGCCTGCAGACGTCCTCCGACGGCGGGTTCTCCGAGCGATCCGCCAGCGACATCTTCGCCGACCGGGTCCGCAAGGAGGTCGTCCACGAGATCGGCCACACACTCGGGCTCGAACACTGCGACAACTCCCGCTGTGTGATGAACTTCTCGCCGACGGTCCGGGAGGTCGACGTCAAAGAGGAGAACCTCTGTGGCAGCTGTCAGCGGCTCGTTTTATGA
- the glmM gene encoding phosphoglucosamine mutase has translation MFGTSGIRGPVGEEVTAQTALDVGRALGAETDRVVIGRDPRVSGELLVDALAAGLRELGTDVVDIGVAATPTIARNVGWLDADAGVSVTASHNPPEDNGLKLWQPSGQAYDAAGQDRIAGRVEAGQYELRAWDGLGDRTAAGGRERHVEALVEAAGGEGALDLDIAVDLGNGAGGVSVEALIEAGSRVETLNAQSDGRFPGRPSEPTAENCAALSTLVAGGEYDLGIAHDGDADRMRAVAGDGTFLSGDALLALFAADAAEAGDRVAVPVDTSLAVEDFLAERDVGVTRTSVGDVHVAEAATAPDVAFGGEPSGAWIWPDETLCPDGPLAAIRIATMVAAEPLEDRLSAIPSHPICRASIEVDRKSEIMTGVESSVLDAYESVETLDGVRVDAGEGWFLIRASGTQPLVRLTAEARGESRAEELLAEAKGLVEEAIVGE, from the coding sequence ATGTTCGGAACCAGCGGGATCAGGGGTCCGGTCGGCGAGGAGGTAACCGCGCAGACGGCGCTGGACGTGGGGCGAGCGCTCGGCGCCGAGACGGACCGCGTCGTGATCGGGCGGGACCCGCGAGTGAGCGGCGAGTTGCTCGTCGACGCGCTGGCGGCCGGCCTCCGGGAACTCGGGACGGACGTCGTCGATATCGGCGTGGCAGCGACGCCGACGATCGCCCGGAACGTCGGCTGGCTGGACGCCGACGCGGGCGTCTCCGTGACCGCAAGTCACAATCCGCCGGAGGACAACGGCCTGAAGCTGTGGCAGCCGTCGGGGCAGGCCTACGACGCCGCCGGCCAGGATCGGATCGCAGGGCGAGTCGAGGCGGGCCAGTACGAACTCCGAGCGTGGGACGGCCTGGGTGATCGAACGGCGGCAGGCGGGCGCGAGCGCCACGTCGAGGCGCTCGTGGAGGCGGCCGGCGGCGAGGGGGCGCTCGACCTCGATATCGCCGTTGACCTCGGGAACGGGGCGGGCGGGGTGAGCGTCGAGGCGCTGATCGAGGCCGGCAGCCGGGTCGAGACGCTCAACGCCCAGTCCGACGGCCGGTTTCCGGGCCGCCCCTCCGAGCCGACCGCTGAGAACTGCGCCGCGCTCTCGACGCTCGTCGCCGGGGGCGAGTACGACCTCGGGATCGCCCACGACGGCGACGCGGATCGGATGCGTGCCGTCGCCGGTGACGGCACGTTCCTCTCGGGCGACGCGCTGTTGGCGCTGTTCGCGGCCGACGCGGCGGAGGCGGGCGATCGGGTCGCGGTGCCGGTCGACACCAGCCTCGCCGTCGAGGACTTCCTCGCCGAACGAGACGTTGGCGTGACTCGAACTTCGGTCGGGGACGTCCACGTCGCCGAAGCCGCGACGGCCCCTGACGTCGCCTTCGGCGGGGAACCCTCCGGCGCGTGGATCTGGCCCGACGAGACGCTGTGTCCGGACGGTCCGCTGGCCGCGATCCGAATCGCGACGATGGTCGCGGCGGAACCGCTCGAGGATCGACTGTCGGCGATCCCCTCGCACCCAATCTGCCGGGCAAGCATCGAGGTAGATCGGAAATCGGAGATCATGACCGGCGTCGAATCGAGCGTGCTCGACGCCTACGAGTCGGTCGAGACGCTCGACGGCGTTCGAGTCGACGCCGGGGAGGGGTGGTTTCTGATCCGCGCGAGCGGTACCCAGCCGCTCGTCCGGCTGACGGCCGAGGCGCGCGGGGAATCGAGAGCGGAGGAGCTGTTGGCCGAGGCGAAAGGGCTGGTCGAAGAAGCGATCGTTGGGGAGTGA
- a CDS encoding DUF7563 family protein, translating to MPECQNCGAFVTAAYARVFTPNGVENPRVCPQCEDKIRDGSDVREARSTRRT from the coding sequence ATGCCGGAATGTCAAAACTGCGGCGCGTTCGTGACGGCAGCGTACGCCCGGGTCTTCACGCCGAACGGCGTCGAGAATCCGCGCGTTTGCCCACAGTGTGAAGACAAGATCCGCGACGGGTCCGACGTCCGCGAGGCCCGTTCGACCCGTCGCACGTAA
- a CDS encoding GIY-YIG nuclease family protein produces the protein MASEDAHHVYIVECADGSLYTGYTTDVERRVAEHNAGTGAKYTRGRTPVELVYKESFAGRSAAMGREHEIKTFSRARKDELVRASDVSE, from the coding sequence ATGGCCTCAGAGGACGCCCACCACGTCTACATCGTCGAGTGCGCCGACGGTTCTTTATATACCGGGTACACGACGGACGTGGAGCGACGGGTCGCCGAGCACAACGCGGGCACCGGGGCGAAGTACACGCGCGGGCGGACGCCTGTCGAACTCGTTTATAAAGAGTCGTTCGCGGGTCGCTCGGCCGCAATGGGCCGCGAACACGAGATCAAGACGTTCTCCCGCGCTCGGAAGGACGAACTGGTTCGGGCGTCGGACGTGAGCGAGTGA
- a CDS encoding DUF7563 family protein, with amino-acid sequence MPKCDHCDAHVSCQFARVFADERGHIRACPNCSANAGIAEVSRDRAHD; translated from the coding sequence ATGCCCAAGTGTGATCACTGTGATGCGCACGTCTCGTGCCAGTTCGCCCGCGTGTTCGCCGACGAGCGCGGACACATCCGAGCGTGTCCGAACTGCTCCGCGAACGCCGGCATCGCCGAGGTATCGAGAGACCGCGCACACGACTGA
- a CDS encoding MTH865 family protein translates to MTESTSDTEAQLREQFLAAVEDADYPIENEIGVVSALPDGMATRFEAGEFSMSAASIAAHLYTYQEFPYGTPEALVDDLIDGLRAEGLI, encoded by the coding sequence ATGACCGAATCCACATCCGACACCGAGGCCCAGCTCAGAGAGCAGTTCCTCGCGGCCGTCGAGGACGCCGACTACCCGATCGAGAATGAGATCGGGGTCGTCTCGGCGCTGCCCGATGGCATGGCGACCCGCTTCGAGGCGGGCGAGTTCTCCATGTCTGCCGCGTCGATTGCCGCCCACCTCTACACGTACCAGGAGTTCCCCTACGGGACGCCGGAGGCGCTGGTGGACGATCTGATCGATGGGCTGCGAGCCGAGGGACTCATCTAG
- a CDS encoding DUF1931 domain-containing protein, whose amino-acid sequence MADLIVKAAVKEALDDMNVASDFYDALDAEVEELLEDAARRAEENDRKTVQPRDL is encoded by the coding sequence ATGGCAGACCTGATCGTCAAAGCCGCCGTTAAGGAAGCGCTCGATGACATGAACGTTGCTTCGGACTTCTACGACGCACTCGACGCGGAAGTCGAGGAGCTGCTCGAGGACGCCGCACGCCGCGCCGAGGAGAACGACCGCAAGACGGTCCAGCCGCGCGACCTGTAA
- a CDS encoding AbrB/MazE/SpoVT family DNA-binding domain-containing protein produces MSGEGVDSESKVSGNQANIPAHIRRELDIDDGDKLRWHIEGGGTLRVQVVQQRSGTFSDFDGYDGDRTTAVESDHDTWGVELE; encoded by the coding sequence ATGAGTGGTGAGGGCGTCGACTCCGAGAGCAAGGTATCGGGGAATCAGGCGAACATCCCCGCCCATATCCGCCGGGAACTCGATATCGACGACGGCGACAAACTCCGGTGGCACATCGAAGGCGGTGGGACGCTCCGCGTACAGGTCGTCCAGCAGCGTAGCGGTACGTTCAGCGACTTCGATGGCTACGACGGCGACCGGACGACGGCTGTCGAGAGCGATCACGACACGTGGGGCGTCGAGCTCGAATAG
- a CDS encoding UPF0146 family protein: MHSDPESTLVDQLSRYETLVEVGIGNRPDVAAGLADRGCRVTATDVYNRSVPDTVRFVRDDVTDPDSSLYRDADAVYALNCPPELQRPLAEAAGTAGADCLFTTLGGDPAVVDATPETLSGDTLFRLNT, encoded by the coding sequence GTGCACAGCGATCCGGAGTCGACGCTCGTCGACCAGCTGTCCCGGTACGAGACGCTCGTGGAAGTCGGCATCGGCAACCGCCCCGACGTCGCGGCCGGACTGGCCGACCGCGGCTGCCGCGTCACGGCGACCGACGTGTACAATCGATCCGTCCCCGACACCGTTCGGTTCGTCCGCGACGACGTGACCGACCCGGACTCGAGTCTCTATCGGGACGCGGACGCGGTGTACGCGCTGAACTGCCCGCCCGAACTTCAACGTCCCCTCGCCGAGGCCGCCGGGACCGCCGGTGCCGACTGCCTGTTCACCACCCTCGGCGGCGACCCGGCAGTCGTCGACGCGACTCCGGAAACGCTTTCGGGGGACACGCTCTTTCGACTCAACACATGA